A region from the Sphaerodactylus townsendi isolate TG3544 linkage group LG01, MPM_Stown_v2.3, whole genome shotgun sequence genome encodes:
- the LOC125433026 gene encoding glutathione S-transferase 3-like, translating to MAGKPKLYYFDGRGKMESIRWLLAAAGVEFEEEFLETREQYEKLLQDGDLLFQQVPMVEIDGMKMVQTRAILHYIAAKHNLYGKDLKEKALIDTYVEGTTDLMGLIMMYPFLTSEDKKKQLATLTEKATNRYFPVYEKVLKDHGQDFLVGNQFSWADVHLLEAILMVEEKASDILSEFPNLQAFKGKISKIPTIKKFLEPGSQRKPVPDDRYVETVRRVLQAYHNVKPT from the exons ATGGCAGGAAAGCCTAAGCTGTACTACTTTGATGGACGAGGCAAGATGGAATCGATAAGATGGCTGCTAGCAGCTGCTGGCGTAGAG ttTGAAGAGGAATTTCTGGAGACACGAGAACAATATGAGAAACTTCTACAAG ATGGGGACCTCCTGTTTCAGCAAGTTCCTATGGTGGAAATTGATGGAATGAAGATGGTGCAAACTCGAGCTATCCTCCACTACATTGCAGCCAAGCACAATCTCTACGGAAAGGACCTGAAGGAGAAAGCCCT AATTGACACGTATGTGGAAGGAACAACTGATCTAATGGGCCTAATTATGATGTACCCTTTTTTAACATCCGAGGATAAGAAAAAACAACTTGCCACACTCACTGAGAAAGCGACCAACAGATATTTTCCTGTGTATGAAAAG GTGTTGAAAGATCATGGGCAGGATTTTCTTGTTGGCAACCAGTTCAGCTGGGCAGATGTACACCTCCTTGAAGCTATTTTAATGGTTGAGGAAAAGGCCTCTGACATCCTCTCGGAATTCCCCAACTTGCAG GCTTTTAAAGGCAAGATAAGTAAAATTCCCACTATTAAAAAGTTTCTGGAGCCAGGAAGCCAGAGGAAGCCTGTGCCGGATGACAGATACGTGGAGACTGTGAGAAGGGTCCTTCAGGCCTATCATAATGTGAAACCTACTTAG